In one Vanessa tameamea isolate UH-Manoa-2023 chromosome 12, ilVanTame1 primary haplotype, whole genome shotgun sequence genomic region, the following are encoded:
- the LOC113392913 gene encoding WD repeat-containing protein 36, which produces MSEGKRSSQIFTGARVLGYVSTHVPFVARFIKRRGETLLCTSVGKWFHTYGCDKFRLLSVSGEHPGPITCMCGDSFHVYTATENDIYAWRRGCELKHVYKGHQAPIHKLLPFGIHIISIDEDNVLKIFDIKEETEFLDLRFDKESFKISSICHPPTYLNKILLGSEQGQLQIWNIRTAKLVFTFKGWDSAVIVTEPAPAIDVVAIALENGKIILHNLRYDQVVMEFVHDWGMVSCLSFRMDGVPIMVTGSTKGHLVMWDLEEKRVKSQIQSAHFSRIAGLQCLTSEPLMVTNSEDNSLKMWIFDMPDGGARLLKKREGHALPPNLVRYCEPTGENILAAGRDRSLHIMNTITETFNKSMGKASYNRKASKKKKRTQVDHLILPPITKLSSCMQRDKQWDSIASLHDGKFIATTWSYNRICMGKHKLKPPEMEKGTLATCLTVTHCGNFVLIGYSNGQVHKFNMQSGIYRGHYGNEKKVAHKGAVRGVETDLCNQRVITVGADDRLKFWHFKAATTPYHVLRLEESVNSSKCHRDSGLMALANEDFSITLVDIDTMKVIRKFEGHVGKINDIDFDCQSRWLVTSSMDCTICTWDIPSAQLVDIFCVEQPCTSLSMSPTGDFLATTHVGELGVFLWANRHLYDKIFLKPIDRNAVNIPQLKLPTSAAEKPDIEDIGKIDFGEEPEYKSPDQISEELLTLSGQPTSRWLNLLHLDIVKRRNKPKTALTVPKSAPFFLPTIPSLELEFDLEKEKKGLSNNKLLIPESLSTLTPFAKKLNACEKVDDYNECLEKLKTLSPSSIEAEVTSMAPDAGGCFEVMKQFLQMLDVLFKSNRDFELAQSYLSLFLKTHTKTISQEDELLKSLEAVEESATQAWSKLQNHLLYNICVVKALKDM; this is translated from the exons ATGTCGGAAGGCAAAAGAAGTAGTCAAATATTTACCGGTGCAAGAGTTCTAGGTTATGTCAGTACACATGTGCCTTTTGTAGCTCGTTTTATTAAAAGACGAGGCGAAACGCTATTATGTACAAGTGTAGGGAAGTGGTTCCATACATATGGATGTGACAAATTCCGATTACTAAGCGTAAGTGGCGAACATCCAGGACCGATAACATGTATGTGCGGCGACAGTTTTCATGTGTATACTGCTACTGAAAACGATATATACGCGTGGAGACGAGGATGTGAACTAAAGCACGTATATAAAGGACACCAGGCGCCTATTCATAAGCTTTTACCATTTGgcatacatattatatctattgATGAAGACAATGTGTTgaaaatttttgatattaagGAAGAAACAGAGTTTCTAGACCTTCGCTTTGACAAGGAAAGTTTTAAGATATCGTCAATATGTCATCCCCCAACATacctcaataaaatattacttggtAGTGAACAGGGCCAACTTCAGATATGGAATATTCGAACAGCAAAGTTAGTTTTCACTTTTAAAGGTTGGGACTCAGCTGTTATTGTAACTGAACCAGCACCCGCGATCGACGTAGTAGCTATTGCCCTagaaaatggaaaaataattcTTCATAATCTTCGCTATGACCAAGTTGTTATGGAGTTTGTTCATGATTGGGGAATGGTTAGTTGTTTATCATTTAGAATGGACGGTGTACCAATAATGGTAACAGGAAGCACTAAAGGGCATTTAGTGATGTGGGATTTGGAAGAGAAGAGAGTCAAATCGCAGATACAGTCTGCTCACTTTTCAAGAATAGCTGGTTTACAATGTTTGACATCTGAACCATTAATGGTTACAAATTCTGAAGACAACTCTTTAAAAATGTGGATATTTGATATGCCTGATGGAGGAGCAAGACTTCTAAAGAAAag GGAAGGTCATGCTCTTCCTCCCAACTTAGTTCGCTATTGTGAACCAACTGGTGAGAATATATTGGCTGCAGGTAGAGATAGAAGTCTACATATTATGAACACGATAACAGAAACATTTAACAAGAGTATGGGTAAAGCATCTTACAACAGAAAAGCATCCAAGAAGAAAA aaagaACACAAGTTGATCACCTGATTCTTCCTCCAATAACAAAATTAAGCTCTTGTATGCAGAGAGACAAGCAATGGGACAGCATTGCTTCTTTACATGATGGGAAGTTCATTGCTACAACATGGTCATACAACAGGATATGTATGGGTAAACATAAGCTAAAACCACCTGAAATGGAGAAAGGAACACTGGCAACTTGCTTGACAGTTACACATTGTGGAAATTTTGTGCTCATTG gttataGTAATGGTCAAGTACACAAGTTCAATATGCAGTCAGGTATATACAGAGGCCATTACGGCAATGAGAAAAAAGTAGCACACAAGGGAGCAGTAAGAGGAGTTGAGACTGATCTCTGCAATCAAAGAGTCATCACTGTTGGGGCTGATGACAGATTAAAGTTTTGGCATTTTAAAGCTG cCACAACACCATATCATGTTCTGAGGTTGGAGGAATCGGTAAACAGCTCTAAATGTCACAGAGACAGTGGATTAATGGCATTAGCAAATGAAGACTTCTCAATAACCCTAGTCGATATAGATACAATGAAAGTTATAAGAAAATTTGAAGGTCATGTTGGCAAAATTAACGACATTGATTTTGACTGTCAAAGCCG atggCTGGTTACTTCATCTATGGACTGTACTATCTGCACATGGGACATTCCAAGTGCTCAActtgttgatattttttgt GTGGAACAACCTTGCACTTCGCTCAGCATGTCACCAACAGGTGACTTCTTGGCAACTACACATGTCGGAGAGTTGGGTGTCTTCCTTTGGGCCAACAGGCACTTGTATGATAAGATATTCCTCAAGCCTATTGACAGAAATGCTGTTAATATTCCACAGCTTA agTTGCCTACTAGTGCTGCGGAAAAACCAGATATTGAGGATATTGGAAAGATAGACTTTGGAGAAGAGCCAGAATATAAATCCCCCGACCAAATTAGTGAAGAACTTCTTACTTTGTCTGGTCAACCAACATCAAGATGGCTTAACTTGCTTCACTTAGACATTGTTAAGCGACGTAATAAACCGAAAACTGCTTTAACTGTACCTAAATCAGCACCGTTCTTTCTACCAACAATTCCCAGTCTTGAGCTTGAATTTGATTTGGAGAAAGAAAAAAAGGGTCTTTCAAATAACAAGCTATTGATTCCCGAATCACTTTCAACATTAACGCCATTCGCTAAGAAGTTAAATGCTTGTGAGAAAGTAGATGATTATAATGAATGTTTAGAGAAACTAAAAACATTATCACCTTCTTCTATTGAAGCCGAAGTAACAAGTATGGCGCCCGATGCAGGTGGATGCTTTGAAGTTATGAAACAATTTCTTCAAATGctagatgttttatttaaatcaaatagagATTTTGAATTGGCTCAGTCATacttgagtttatttttaaaaactcatACAAAGACAATTTCACAAGAAGACGAATTGCTTAAATCTTTGGAAGCTGTCGAAGAATCTGCAACACAAGCTTGGTCTAAACTACAGAATCatttgctttataatatatgtgttgTAAAAGCATTAAAAGATATGTAA
- the LOC113392914 gene encoding splicing factor 3A subunit 3 translates to METILEQQRSYHEERERTMDAMVKEILHKKTGHRETINADHRLKNLHERYIESTIRLKELYEDKDGLRKEEIAALSGPNEFQEFYARLKQIKEFHRKHPNEICVPMSVEFEELAKIRENPAEDYTTPVEFTDEEGYGKYLDLHECYEKYINLKGIEKVDYITYLSIFDHLFDIPRERKNSEYRNYIRALLTYLKDFVSRIKPLLDQAQEMAIAHQEFIKQWEAGSFPGWPKETGGALTNVGAHLDLSAFFSWEELASLGLDRLKSALMALGLKCGGTLEERAQRLFSTKGQTALDKSLVAKKGANKAKASTLQRHKDIAAIEGQVYRFANIVSGTRAATIENVTRRAARAAGERRDESDEESDASVAADADSDDDEVPYNPKNLPLGWDGKPIPYWLYKLHGLNISYSCEICGNYTYKGPKAFQRHFAEWRHAHGMRCLGIPNTAHFANVTQIEDALALWEKIKNQKENERFVAENDEEFEDSQGNVVNRKTFEDLKRQGLL, encoded by the exons ATGGAAACTATACTGGAACAGCAAAGGAGTTACCATGAAGAGAGAGAACGTACCATGGACGCAATGGTGAAGGAGATTTTGCATAAAAAGACGGga caCCGTGAAACGATTAACGCTGATCATCGTCTAAAAAATCTACAtgaa AGGTATATAGAATCGACTATAAGACTTAAGGAGCTGTATGAAGATAAAGATGGATTGCGAAAAGAGGAAATTGCGGCTTTATCCGGCCCTAACGAGTTTCAGGAGTTTTATGCGAGacttaaacaaattaaagaatTTCACAGAAAACATCCTAATGAA atatGTGTGCCAATGTCAGTTGAGTTTGAAGAACTAGCTAAAATAAGAGAGAATCCTGCAGAGGACTATACAA CCCCTGTTGAATTTACAGATGAAGAGGGCTATGGAAAATATTTAGATCTTCATGaatgttatgaaaaatatataaatttaaagggTATTGAG AAAGTGGactatattacttatttaagtatatttgacCACTTGTTTGATATACCAAGAGAACGTAAAAACAGTGAATACAGGAACTACATAAGAGCTCTACTTACATATTTGAAGgattttgttagtagaattaaaCCATTGCTAGACCAAGCTCAGGAGATGGCGATTGCACATCAAGAGTTTATCAAACAATGGGAAGCTGGGAGTTTTCCAGGATGGCCT aaAGAGACTGGCGGAGCCCTAACAAATGTTGGTGCTCATTTAGATTTATCTGCCTTCTTCTCCTGGGAAGAATTAGCTTCACTTGGTTTGGACAGATTGAAGTCTGCTCTAATGGCTCTTGGATTGAAGTGTGGTGGAACTTTGGAAGAAAGAGCACAaag aTTATTCAGCACAAAAGGTCAAACGGCTTTAGACAAATCTCTCGTGGCGAAGAAAGGGGCTAACAAGGCCAAGGCTTCGACTCTACAACGTCACAAAGATATTGCAGCTATAGAGGGACAAGtttatag attTGCTAACATAGTGAGCGGTACTCGCGCTGCTACTATTGAGAATGTGACTCGGAGAGCAGCTCGTGCTGCGGGGGAGAGGCGTGACGAAAGTGATGAAGAAAGTGACGCATCTGTCGCCGCTGATGCTGATTCTGATGATGACGAAGTTCCATACAATCCGAAGAATTTACCACTGGGCTGGGAtggaaaa CCTATCCCATACTGGTTATACAAATTGCACGGCTTGAACATCAGTTACTCATGCGAGATTTGCGGTAACTACACATATAAAGGCCCTAAAGCGTTCCAACGTCATTTTGCCGAATGGCGTCATGCGCACGGCATGCGCTGTCTCGGGATACCGAATACAGCACATTTTGCTAATGTCACACAGATTGAAGATGCATTAGCTt tatgggaaaaaataaaaaatcagaaaGAAAATGAAAGATTTGTAGCAGAAAATGACGAAGAATTTGAAGATTCACAAGGAAATGTTGTCAATCGCAAAACTTTCGAGGATCTTAAACGTCAAGGACttctttaa
- the LOC113392941 gene encoding glucosidase 2 subunit beta, producing the protein MIYSAWLKKLQSFLIIVFTWVISVQTDVLRPRGVSLSKASLYSPTKDFTCFDGTSTIPFSYVNDDYCDCFDGSDEPGTSACINGVFHCTNAGHRPQNIPSSQVNDGVCDCCDGTDEYATPELCSNTCEELGKEARAKAQHLADLHKAGNFIRLELIEKGNKKRQDMAEQLSQLEKDKAEAQKIKEEKEALKNELEAKENEALQVYRDAEEKERQKKEEDERQKQEKEASEQFSRFDSNNDGVLTVDEIKVGNIFDKNKDGEVDAEELQYFLGDKESVNKEEFMSITWPLLKPLLMMEQGMFRPAEAEATEEAEDEEAEDVPRVEDMDVTGSEDDNLDGDLSHDDAEDHDIEPDNSKSYDDETQKLIDEATEARRQFMDAERAMREIESNIRNFQQNLEKDYGLQQEYATLDGQCLEYEDKEYIYKLCLFQKVTQKSKNGGMEVGLGDWGEWAGEEGSKYSVMKYSNGVACWNGPNRITMVNIHCGLETKLTSVTEPYRCEYKIDFITPAACDDSNYMQQQTSHDEL; encoded by the coding sequence ATGATTTATTCTGCTTGGCTTAAGAAATTACAGTCGTTTCTAATAATCGTGTTTACATGGGTAATATCAGTTCAAACTGATGTTCTGAGGCCTCGCGGTGTTTCTTTATCGAAAGCGTCCTTATATTCACCGACAAAAGATTTCACTTGTTTCGATGGAACTAGTACCATACCCTTCAGTTATGTGAATGATGACTATTGCGATTGTTTCGATGGCAGTGACGAGCCTGGCACATCGGCTTGTATAAACGGGGTTTTCCATTGTACAAATGCAGGACATCGACCACAGAACATTCCAAGTTCACAAGTAAACGATGGAGTTTGTGACTGTTGTGATGGTACAGATGAGTATGCCACCCCTGAACTATGTTCTAACACCTGTGAAGAATTAGGTAAGGAAGCTAGGGCTAAAGCTCAACATTTAGCTGATCTACATAAAGCTGGGAACTTTATAAGATTAGAGCTTATTgaaaaaggtaataaaaaacGCCAAGACATGGCTGAACAACTTTCCCAGTTGGAAAAGGATAAAGCTGAGGcacaaaaaattaaagaagaaaaAGAGGCCTTGAAAAATGAATTGGAAGCAAAGGAAAATGAGGCCCTACAAGTTTACAGAGATGCTGAAGAAAAGGAAAGAcaaaaaaaagaagaagatGAGCGTCAGAAACAAGAAAAAGAAGCTAGTGAACAATTTTCTAGATTTGATTCCAATAATGATGGTGTATTGACTGTAGATGAAATAAAAGtaggaaatatatttgataaaaataaggaTGGAGAAGTAGATGCAGAAGAGCTTCAATATTTTCTAGGAGATAAAGAAAGTGTAAATAAAGAGGAGTTTATGTCAATAACTTGGCCACTGCTAAAACCATTGTTGATGATGGAACAAGGTATGTTCCGTCCAGCTGAAGCAGAAGCTACAGAAGAAGCAGAAGACGAAGAGGCAGAAGATGTGCCCAGAGTTGAGGATATGGATGTTACAGGTTCTGAAGATGATAATCTTGATGGTGATCTATCACATGACGATGCTGAAGACCATGATATAGAACCTGATAACTCAAAATCATATGATGATGAAACTCAAAAGCTAATTGATGAGGCTACAGAAGCCCGTCGTCAATTTATGGATGCGGAACGTGCTATGAGAGAAATTGAATCTAACATCAGAAACTTTCAACAAAATTTAGAAAAAGACTATGGTTTACAACAAGAATATGCAACACTTGATGGCCAATGTCTAGAATATGAggataaagaatatatttataaactatgtcTGTTCCAGAAAGTGACACAGAAATCTAAGAATGGAGGCATGGAAGTTGGCCTCGGTGATTGGGGAGAATGGGCAGGGGAAGAAGGAAGTAAATATTCAGTAATGAAGTATTCAAATGGAGTGGCCTGCTGGAACGGCCCAAATAGAATCACTATGGTTAATATTCACTGCGGGCTAGAAACGAAACTAACCTCAGTGACAGAACCATATCGGTGTGAatacaaaattgattttattacacCAGCTGCATGCGATGATTCTAATTATATGCAACAACAGACATCACATGATGAGCTGTAG
- the LOC113392945 gene encoding ATP-dependent RNA helicase DDX18-like, protein MNAQVMTNEFKFSMLEGKIDSRILKSLSSMGLENPTQIQAKTLPYMLLGDDIIGAAKTGSGKTLAFLIPAIEKLINLEFTKNKGVGCLIISPTRELALQTNEVLKKLLTDIKLTHSLIIGGEKKMKEIMLLQKGVNIIVGTPGRILDHLENTENFNCKNLKCLILDEADKLLEAGFEKVIVGIIKKLPKNRQTVLFSATIDDRVERLARMTLKSNPKVIDIKDNKQSTVVGLQQGYCSCPVENRICWLYKMLKKTRKMKVMVFFSSCKSVDFHYEFFKTHCKASVLSIHGKQSQPRRKDAYQTFIKAEKGALFCTDVAARGLDIPLVDWIVQYDPPTDMKEYIHRVGRTARGLNSNGNAVILIRPEEEEFIEYLRREKVYLDKYNFGDTPSDVQKMLEELIKQDGTMKVLARKAYLSFLRCYNKHPLNKVFNIKNLNLKMAALAFGFMEQPHVDFLKSRKDSK, encoded by the exons ATGAACGCCCAAGTAATGACGAATGAATTCAAATTCAGTATGTTGGAGGGTAAAATAGATAGtcgtatattaaaaagtttgtcATCCATGGGATTGGAAAATCCAACACAAATCCAAGCGAAAACTCTACCATATATGCTCCTTGGTGACGATATAATAGGAGCTGCAAAAACTGGAAGTGGAAAAACACTAGCATTTTTAATACCAGCCATagaaaaattaatcaatttagaattcactaaaaataaag GTGTtggttgtttaataatttcaccAACAAGAGAATTAGCACTCCAGACAAATGAGGTTTTAAAGAAACTGCTGACTGATATTAAACTAACACACAGTTTGATTATTGgtggtgaaaaaaaaatgaaagaaataatgttattgcaaaaag gtgttaatataattgttgGGACACCAGGACGGATACTAGATCATTTAGAAAATACTGAAAATTTTAACTGCAAAAACTTAAAGTGCCTTATCTTAGATGAAGCTGATAAATTACTCGAAGCTGGCTTTGAGAAAGTTATTGTAGGAatcattaaaaaactaccaa aAAACAGACAAACTGTTTTGTTCAGTGCAACAATAGATGATAGGGTAGAGAGATTAGCGAGGATGACATTAAAAAGTAATCCCAAAGTAATAGATATAAAGGATAATAAACAATCTACAGTTGTGGGTCTTCAACAGGG ATATTGCAGCTGCCCAGttgaaaatagaatatgttggttatataaaatgcttaaaaaGACTAGAAAAATGAAAGTAATGGTGTTCTTTTCATCCTGTAAATCTGTCGATTTTCATTAcgaattttttaaaacacattgCAAAGCATCAGTACTAagtatacat gGTAAACAAAGCCAACCAAGAAGAAAAGATGCTTATCAAACTTTTATCAAAGCTGAAAAGGGGGCCCTTTTCTGTACAGATGTAGCTGCAAGAGGCTTGGATATTCCATTGGTGGACTGGATAGTTCAATATGATCCTCCAACAGACATGAAG gagTACATACACAGAGTTGGAAGGACAGCAAGAGGTTTAAATAGTAATGGCAATGCTGTTATATTAATAAGACCTGAAGAAGaagaatttattgaatatttaagaaGAGAAAAAGTTTATCtagacaaatataattttggtgACACTCCTTCAGATGTACAAAAaatg ttggAAGAACTTATAAAACAAGATGGTACTATGAAAGTTCTAGCACGAAAAGCATATCTTTCATTTCTAAGATGCTACAATAAACATCCACTTAACaaagttttcaatataaaaaatctgaaCTTAAAAATGGCGGCTTTAGCTTTCGGCTTTATGGAGCAACCGCATGTAGATTTTT